From Blastochloris viridis, one genomic window encodes:
- a CDS encoding 2-dehydro-3-deoxy-6-phosphogalactonate aldolase produces MALTFDAALAACPLIAILRGVTPEEVVPIGKVLVEAGFCIMQVPLTTPDSLHSIRRLVDAFGESTVIGAGAVVNERQVTDVARVGGRLIDCPSFDETVVRLTKKYGLAGMPGVATPSELFAATALGATTIKLFPAEMIRPEVVKSLRVVVPPSIKLVPAGGITPESMAPYFAAGANGFGLGAALYAAGRTPAEVAARAAAFQSALAALQEAA; encoded by the coding sequence ATGGCTTTGACGTTCGACGCCGCATTGGCCGCCTGTCCGCTGATCGCGATTTTGCGGGGCGTGACCCCGGAAGAGGTGGTGCCGATCGGCAAGGTGCTGGTCGAGGCCGGGTTCTGCATCATGCAGGTGCCGCTCACCACCCCGGACTCGCTTCACTCGATCCGGCGGCTGGTCGATGCTTTCGGCGAGTCCACCGTCATCGGCGCCGGTGCCGTGGTCAATGAGCGGCAGGTGACCGACGTCGCGCGCGTCGGCGGCCGTCTGATCGACTGCCCGAGCTTCGACGAGACGGTGGTCCGCCTCACCAAGAAATATGGGCTGGCGGGGATGCCCGGGGTGGCGACGCCGAGCGAACTGTTCGCCGCAACCGCGCTCGGAGCCACCACGATAAAATTGTTTCCGGCGGAAATGATCCGGCCGGAGGTGGTCAAATCGCTGCGGGTGGTGGTGCCGCCGTCGATCAAGCTGGTGCCGGCCGGTGGCATCACGCCGGAGAGCATGGCGCCCTATTTCGCCGCGGGCGCCAACGGCTTCGGCCTTGGCGCTGCGCTCTACGCCGCCGGCCGCACGCCGGCAGAGGTCGCCGCCCGGGCCGCCGCGTTCCAGTCGGCGCTGGCAGCGCTGCAGGAAGCGGCCTGA
- a CDS encoding pyridoxal-phosphate dependent enzyme, with protein sequence MTVHRAQPDRNGVLALIGNTPVVEILKLDTGPCRLFVKLENQNPGGSIKDRVATSMIEAAERDGRLTPGSTIIEATAGNTGLGLALVAAQKGYRLILIVPDKMAREKVLHLKALGAEVRITRSDVPKGHPDYYQDIAERLAAEIPGAFYANQFGNPANPLAHETTTGPELWDQLGHDVDAVVAGVGSGGTITGVGRFLKKVSPQTEMVLADPEGSVLAHYLATGELIEAGSWRVEGIGEDFVPPVSDLGLVGRAYTITDAESFSTARDLLLHEGILAGSSSGTLVAAALRYCREQTVPKRVATFICDSGNKYLSKMFNDIWLIDEGFSKRDATGTVRDLVTRGFDSGGTIVVGPNDTLRTAFNRMRAADVSQLPVVEGGRVVGLIDESDILNVIATGTPSFARPVADAMVRDLVITPAASPIAALNELFEQDRVAIVVDGERFVGLVTRVDLINHLRLRTA encoded by the coding sequence ATGACGGTGCATCGCGCACAGCCGGACCGCAACGGCGTGCTCGCTCTGATCGGAAACACGCCGGTGGTCGAGATTTTGAAGCTCGACACCGGGCCTTGCCGGTTGTTTGTCAAGCTGGAGAACCAGAACCCGGGCGGCTCGATCAAGGACCGCGTCGCGACCTCGATGATCGAGGCGGCCGAACGCGACGGCCGCCTGACGCCCGGCTCCACCATCATCGAGGCCACCGCCGGCAACACCGGCCTCGGCCTCGCTTTGGTGGCGGCGCAGAAGGGCTATCGGCTGATCCTGATCGTGCCGGACAAGATGGCCCGCGAGAAGGTGCTGCACTTGAAGGCGCTCGGCGCCGAGGTGCGCATCACCCGCTCCGACGTGCCCAAGGGCCACCCCGATTATTACCAGGACATCGCCGAACGCCTCGCCGCCGAAATTCCCGGCGCGTTCTACGCCAATCAGTTCGGCAATCCCGCCAATCCGCTGGCGCACGAAACCACCACCGGGCCGGAGCTGTGGGATCAGCTCGGCCACGACGTTGACGCGGTGGTGGCCGGGGTCGGCTCGGGCGGCACCATCACCGGGGTCGGGCGGTTTCTCAAGAAGGTCTCGCCCCAGACCGAGATGGTGCTGGCCGACCCCGAGGGCTCGGTGCTGGCGCACTACCTCGCCACCGGCGAGCTGATCGAAGCCGGCTCGTGGCGGGTGGAGGGCATCGGCGAGGACTTCGTGCCGCCGGTCTCCGACCTCGGCCTCGTCGGCCGCGCCTATACCATCACCGATGCCGAGAGCTTTTCGACCGCGCGCGACCTCCTGCTCCACGAGGGCATCCTCGCCGGCTCGTCCTCCGGCACGCTGGTGGCGGCGGCACTGCGCTACTGCCGGGAGCAAACCGTGCCGAAGCGGGTCGCCACCTTCATCTGCGATAGCGGCAACAAGTACCTGTCGAAGATGTTCAACGACATCTGGCTGATCGACGAGGGCTTCTCGAAGCGCGACGCCACCGGCACCGTGCGCGATCTGGTGACGCGCGGATTCGACAGCGGCGGCACCATCGTGGTCGGCCCGAACGACACGCTGCGCACCGCATTCAACCGGATGCGGGCGGCCGACGTGTCGCAGTTGCCGGTGGTCGAGGGCGGCCGTGTGGTCGGGCTGATCGATGAGAGCGACATCCTCAACGTCATTGCCACCGGCACGCCCTCGTTCGCCCGGCCGGTCGCCGACGCCATGGTGCGCGACCTCGTCATCACGCCGGCAGCCTCGCCGATCGCCGCGCTCAACGAACTGTTCGAACAGGACCGCGTCGCCATCGTGGTCGACGGCGAACGCTTCGTCGGCCTCGTCACCCGCGTCGACCTGATCAACCACCTCCGCTTGAGGACTGCATGA
- a CDS encoding methionine ABC transporter permease, translating to MSLELPFDLSGLLLSPAIVDQLIAALLDTLFMVGVAGLIGTVLGLPLGVFLATSRSGEIFAAPVTNSALGAVVNATRSTPFIILVVAIIPFTRLVAGTSIGTAAAIVPLTIAATPFIARIVEGAVREVDPGLIEAARAMGASPLQIVRKVLVPEALPAIVLGLTLSLVSLIGHSAMVGAVGGGGLGDLGIRYGYQRFMPEVMLAVVVILVALVQLVQSAGDSLARRLDRRTRRE from the coding sequence ATGTCGCTTGAGCTGCCGTTCGATTTATCCGGCCTGCTGCTGTCGCCGGCCATCGTCGATCAGCTGATTGCCGCATTGCTCGACACGCTGTTCATGGTCGGCGTCGCCGGTCTGATCGGCACCGTACTCGGGCTGCCGCTCGGGGTGTTCCTCGCAACCTCGCGCAGCGGCGAGATCTTCGCCGCGCCCGTCACCAATTCGGCGCTGGGCGCGGTGGTCAATGCGACGCGCTCGACGCCGTTCATCATTCTGGTGGTGGCGATCATCCCGTTCACCCGCCTCGTCGCCGGCACCTCGATCGGCACCGCGGCGGCAATCGTGCCGTTGACCATTGCCGCGACGCCGTTCATCGCCCGCATCGTCGAAGGCGCGGTGCGCGAGGTTGACCCCGGCCTGATCGAAGCCGCCCGCGCCATGGGCGCCTCGCCGTTGCAGATCGTGCGCAAGGTTCTGGTGCCCGAAGCGCTGCCGGCGATCGTGCTCGGCCTGACGCTGTCGCTGGTTAGCCTGATCGGCCATTCGGCGATGGTGGGCGCGGTCGGCGGCGGCGGGCTCGGCGACCTCGGCATCCGCTACGGCTACCAGCGCTTCATGCCGGAGGTGATGCTGGCGGTGGTGGTGATCCTGGTGGCGCTGGTGCAGTTGGTGCAGAGCGCGGGCGATTCCCTGGCCCGCCGGCTCGATCGCCGCACCCGCCGCGAATGA
- the ettA gene encoding energy-dependent translational throttle protein EttA — protein sequence MNGRQFIYHMRGLSKTYPGGKQVLNNINLSFYPDAKIGVLGVNGSGKSTLLRIMAGIDTEYTGEGWVAEGARVGYLPQEPPLDPALDVRGNVMLGVAAKKAILDRYNELMMNYSDETAEEASALQDQIDSQNLWDLDSQVEQAMEALGCPPDDWPVDRLSGGEKRRVALCRLLLEQPELLLLDEPTNHLDAETVNWLEGHLRSYPGAILIVTHDRYFLDNVTSWILELDRGRGIPYEGNYSSWLGQKQKRLAQESREDEARQRTLAREQEWIAASPKARQAKSKARYQRYDELLAKASDKAPTTAQIVIPVAERLGNNVISFKGLSKAFGDKLLIEGLSFELPPGGIVGVIGPNGAGKTTLFRMITGQEEPDAGSITVGESVKLGYVDQSRDSLDGKKNVWEEVSGGLDMLQLGKREVNSRAYCSAFNFKGPDQQKKVGQLSGGERNRVHLAKMLKSGANVLLLDEPTNDLDVDTLRALEEALEDYAGCAVIISHDRWFLDRIATHILAFEGDSHVEWFEGNFQDYEADKMRRLGTDSILPHRLKYKKFAR from the coding sequence ATGAACGGACGGCAGTTCATCTATCACATGCGGGGTCTGTCGAAGACCTATCCCGGCGGCAAGCAGGTTCTCAACAACATCAATTTGTCATTCTACCCGGACGCCAAGATCGGCGTGCTCGGCGTCAACGGCTCCGGCAAGTCGACGCTGCTGCGCATCATGGCCGGCATCGACACCGAGTACACCGGCGAGGGTTGGGTGGCGGAGGGTGCCCGGGTCGGTTACCTGCCGCAGGAGCCGCCGCTCGATCCCGCGCTCGACGTGCGCGGCAACGTCATGCTTGGCGTCGCCGCCAAGAAGGCGATCCTCGACCGCTACAACGAGCTGATGATGAACTACTCCGATGAGACCGCGGAGGAGGCATCGGCGCTGCAGGATCAGATCGACTCGCAGAATCTGTGGGACCTCGACTCCCAGGTCGAGCAGGCGATGGAAGCGCTCGGCTGTCCGCCGGACGACTGGCCGGTGGACCGGCTGTCGGGCGGCGAGAAGCGCCGCGTCGCGCTGTGTCGGCTGCTGCTGGAGCAGCCTGAGCTGCTGCTGCTGGACGAGCCGACCAACCATCTCGACGCCGAGACGGTGAACTGGCTGGAAGGCCACCTGCGCAGCTATCCCGGCGCGATCTTGATCGTCACCCACGATCGCTACTTCCTCGACAACGTCACGAGCTGGATTCTCGAGCTCGATCGCGGCCGCGGCATCCCCTACGAGGGCAATTATTCGTCCTGGCTGGGGCAGAAGCAAAAGCGCTTGGCGCAGGAGTCCCGCGAGGACGAGGCGCGCCAGCGCACGTTGGCCCGCGAGCAGGAGTGGATCGCCGCCTCGCCCAAGGCCCGCCAGGCCAAGTCCAAGGCGCGCTACCAGCGCTATGACGAACTGCTGGCCAAAGCGTCCGACAAGGCGCCGACCACCGCGCAGATCGTCATTCCGGTGGCCGAGCGGCTCGGCAACAACGTCATCTCGTTCAAGGGCCTCTCAAAAGCGTTTGGCGACAAGCTGCTGATCGAGGGGCTCTCGTTTGAGCTGCCGCCGGGCGGCATCGTCGGGGTGATCGGCCCCAACGGCGCCGGCAAGACCACGCTGTTCCGCATGATCACTGGCCAGGAAGAACCCGACGCCGGCTCGATCACGGTCGGCGAGTCGGTCAAGCTCGGCTATGTCGACCAGAGCCGCGATTCGCTCGACGGTAAGAAAAACGTGTGGGAAGAGGTCTCCGGCGGCCTCGACATGCTGCAGCTCGGCAAGCGCGAGGTCAATTCGCGCGCCTATTGCTCGGCCTTCAACTTCAAGGGCCCCGACCAGCAGAAGAAGGTCGGACAGCTGTCGGGCGGCGAGAGGAACCGCGTCCACCTCGCCAAGATGCTGAAGAGTGGCGCCAACGTGCTGCTGCTCGACGAGCCCACCAACGACCTCGACGTCGACACCCTGCGCGCGCTGGAAGAGGCCTTAGAGGATTACGCCGGCTGCGCGGTGATCATCAGCCATGATCGCTGGTTCCTCGATCGCATCGCCACCCACATCCTGGCGTTCGAGGGCGACAGCCACGTCGAATGGTTCGAGGGCAACTTCCAGGACTATGAGGCCGACAAGATGCGGCGGCTGGGCACCGACTCCATCCTGCCGCACCGGCTGAAGTACAAGAAATTCGCGCGCTGA
- a CDS encoding putative bifunctional diguanylate cyclase/phosphodiesterase, giving the protein MASAAHLGWNHDAVRPRSSLGPADSAADLALAVLANLKLAVAVLDPEGGIRLANPRFASLFADASAAMALRAALQATAGGTCEVALDDGRVLRVQAAALAHDLLVTAEDVSDRVAAHARAAADARVDAVTGLGNGLLFKERLTALASVPEREAGPAAALTICLDRLREISEPLGQPLGEAVLRAAADRLRTATGPGDVVARLDDGKFAVLQLGQPQPLAATELAHRLVDLLGRPYILDGHLLTVEPHIGVALVPLDGQDGAQVLRAADMALSLARRHGRGGFRFFESAMEAQIQARRRLELDLRRALTLREFTLVYQPQVNVATGQITGFESLLRWNSANHGTVSPATFIPLAESSGLITALGAWGLRTACCEAARWPRPLSIAVNVSAMQVVDPGFLATIHGALTESGLAPERLELEITESVLLHDDGAALDVLRAVRDTGVRVSMDDFGTGYSSLSRLHSFPFDKIKIDQSFVRAGPDHPSGRAIVRAIAALGHALGIDTTAEGVETEEQFARVAADGCTEVQGYLISRPRPPEEIGELMQAPAFGARRST; this is encoded by the coding sequence ATGGCTTCAGCGGCGCACCTGGGATGGAACCACGACGCCGTGCGGCCAAGGTCGAGCCTTGGGCCGGCAGACAGTGCCGCCGACCTTGCGCTCGCCGTACTGGCCAACCTCAAGCTGGCGGTCGCAGTGCTCGATCCCGAGGGTGGCATTCGGCTCGCCAATCCGCGCTTTGCCAGCCTGTTCGCCGACGCCAGCGCGGCAATGGCGCTACGCGCCGCCCTTCAGGCCACCGCCGGGGGCACCTGCGAAGTCGCGCTCGACGACGGCCGCGTGCTGCGGGTTCAGGCGGCAGCGCTGGCGCACGACCTCCTCGTCACCGCCGAGGATGTCTCTGACCGCGTCGCCGCGCACGCACGCGCGGCAGCGGACGCTCGCGTGGATGCGGTGACCGGCCTCGGCAACGGACTTCTGTTCAAGGAGCGACTGACGGCGTTGGCGTCGGTGCCCGAACGTGAGGCCGGCCCGGCCGCGGCGCTGACGATCTGCCTCGACCGCCTGCGCGAGATTTCCGAACCGCTCGGCCAGCCGTTGGGCGAGGCAGTGCTGCGGGCCGCCGCCGACCGGCTGCGCACGGCAACGGGCCCCGGCGATGTCGTCGCCCGCCTCGACGACGGCAAGTTCGCCGTGCTCCAGCTCGGCCAGCCGCAGCCGCTCGCCGCCACCGAACTGGCCCATCGCCTGGTCGACCTCCTCGGCCGCCCTTATATCCTTGACGGCCATCTGCTCACGGTGGAGCCTCACATCGGCGTGGCGCTGGTGCCGCTCGACGGCCAGGACGGCGCGCAGGTGCTGCGGGCGGCCGACATGGCGCTGTCACTGGCGCGCCGCCACGGCCGTGGCGGGTTTCGTTTTTTCGAGTCGGCGATGGAAGCGCAGATCCAGGCGCGACGACGGCTCGAACTCGATCTGCGGCGCGCCCTCACCTTGCGCGAGTTCACGCTGGTCTACCAGCCGCAGGTCAACGTCGCCACCGGTCAGATCACCGGCTTCGAATCGCTGCTGCGCTGGAACAGCGCCAACCACGGCACCGTCTCGCCTGCCACCTTCATCCCGCTGGCCGAGAGCAGCGGTCTCATCACCGCGCTCGGGGCATGGGGCCTGCGCACCGCCTGCTGCGAGGCAGCACGCTGGCCGCGGCCGCTCAGCATCGCCGTCAACGTCTCCGCAATGCAGGTGGTCGACCCCGGCTTCCTCGCCACCATCCACGGTGCACTGACGGAAAGCGGGCTCGCCCCCGAGCGGCTCGAACTCGAGATCACTGAAAGCGTGCTGCTGCACGACGACGGCGCCGCGCTTGATGTGCTGCGCGCGGTGCGCGACACCGGCGTGCGGGTGTCGATGGACGATTTCGGCACCGGCTACTCGTCGCTGTCGCGGCTGCACAGTTTTCCGTTCGACAAGATCAAGATCGATCAGTCGTTCGTCCGCGCCGGCCCCGACCATCCGAGCGGCCGGGCGATCGTCCGCGCCATCGCCGCGCTCGGCCACGCCCTCGGCATCGATACCACCGCCGAGGGCGTCGAGACCGAGGAGCAGTTCGCTCGCGTTGCCGCCGACGGCTGCACCGAGGTGCAGGGCTATTTGATCAGCCGGCCGCGGCCACCGGAGGAGATCGGCGAGCTGATGCAGGCGCCGGCATTCGGCGCGCGCCGCTCGACCTGA
- a CDS encoding aminotransferase, with amino-acid sequence MANSIFGAAGTTIFEAMSRLAAETGSINLGQGFPEGLEPREVIEAAARAMREGPHQYPSMMGTPALRQAVAANAKRNLGLDVDWEREVMVTSGATEALADAFFGLLDTGDEVIVLEPAYDSYAPIVRRAGAVPVAVRLTPPDWSLSLDQLNAAVTPRTRAIVINTPMNPIGKVFSAAELRSLADFVLAHDLVVIADEVYEHLVFDGRRHRTLFAIPEMRERVVRIGSAGKTFSVTGWKVGYITADAKLLGPIARAHQYITFTTPPALQAAVAFGLALPDSYFDGLRADLGRRRDLLLAGLRGAGFEVGDVAGTYFAVAAVGDLDPDRDDLAFCRRLTHEAGVTAVPISSFYGARDVKSHIRFCFAKTTDTLEEAVRRLTSWRGGVALKAAS; translated from the coding sequence ATGGCAAATTCGATCTTCGGCGCCGCCGGCACGACCATCTTCGAGGCGATGTCGCGACTGGCAGCGGAAACCGGATCGATCAATCTCGGCCAGGGCTTTCCGGAAGGGCTGGAGCCGCGGGAGGTGATCGAGGCGGCGGCGCGAGCGATGCGCGAGGGCCCGCATCAATACCCCTCGATGATGGGAACCCCCGCTTTGCGCCAGGCGGTCGCCGCCAACGCCAAACGCAACCTCGGCCTCGACGTCGACTGGGAGCGCGAGGTGATGGTCACCTCCGGCGCCACCGAGGCCTTGGCAGACGCCTTCTTCGGCCTGCTCGACACCGGCGACGAGGTGATCGTGCTGGAGCCGGCCTATGATTCCTATGCGCCCATCGTGCGCCGGGCCGGCGCGGTGCCCGTGGCGGTGCGCCTGACCCCGCCCGATTGGAGCCTGTCGCTGGACCAGCTCAACGCCGCGGTAACGCCGCGCACCAGGGCCATCGTCATCAACACTCCGATGAACCCGATCGGCAAGGTGTTCTCCGCCGCCGAGTTGCGCAGCCTCGCCGATTTCGTGCTGGCGCATGACCTCGTCGTCATCGCCGACGAGGTCTACGAGCATCTGGTCTTCGACGGCCGCCGCCACCGCACCCTGTTCGCGATCCCGGAGATGCGCGAGCGCGTCGTGCGGATCGGCTCGGCCGGCAAGACCTTCTCGGTCACCGGCTGGAAGGTCGGCTACATCACCGCGGACGCCAAGCTGCTTGGCCCGATCGCGCGCGCCCACCAGTACATCACCTTCACCACGCCGCCGGCGCTGCAGGCCGCGGTTGCGTTCGGGCTCGCCCTGCCCGACAGCTATTTCGACGGGCTGCGCGCCGACCTCGGCCGCCGCCGCGACCTGCTGCTCGCCGGCCTTCGGGGCGCCGGATTCGAGGTCGGCGACGTTGCCGGCACCTATTTCGCCGTCGCCGCGGTCGGCGACCTCGACCCCGACCGGGATGACCTCGCCTTCTGTCGACGCTTGACCCATGAGGCCGGCGTGACCGCGGTGCCGATCTCCTCGTTCTACGGCGCCCGCGACGTGAAGAGTCACATCCGCTTCTGCTTCGCCAAGACCACCGACACGCTGGAGGAGGCGGTTCGCCGTCTCACAAGCTGGCGCGGCGGCGTGGCTCTCAAGGCCGCTTCCTGA
- a CDS encoding BLUF domain-containing protein, giving the protein MTMNTMTTNDMATQTPPEPAEAEAELYRLVYVSRNRIPGTPAEVLAQVESILAASRRANAAMNITGALIFNSGTFAQVLEGARRDIEALIERILRDERHGEVQVLAFEPAPSRAFPNWSMGFIGRSREDDNLFAHVGAVTGFEAGRLGSDRLLELMRTIAIEDERRTP; this is encoded by the coding sequence ATGACAATGAACACCATGACGACCAACGATATGGCAACCCAAACACCACCCGAACCGGCCGAGGCCGAGGCCGAGCTCTATCGTCTGGTCTATGTCAGCAGGAACCGGATTCCCGGCACGCCGGCCGAGGTGCTGGCCCAGGTCGAGTCGATCCTGGCGGCGTCCCGGCGCGCCAATGCTGCGATGAACATCACCGGCGCGCTGATCTTCAATTCCGGGACGTTCGCCCAGGTGCTGGAAGGCGCGCGCCGCGACATCGAGGCGCTGATCGAACGCATCTTGCGCGACGAACGCCACGGCGAGGTTCAGGTGCTGGCGTTCGAACCAGCGCCGAGCCGCGCCTTCCCCAACTGGTCGATGGGGTTCATCGGCCGCTCGCGCGAGGACGACAACCTGTTCGCGCACGTCGGCGCAGTCACCGGCTTCGAAGCCGGCCGGCTCGGCAGCGACCGCCTCCTCGAGCTGATGCGCACCATCGCCATTGAGGACGAGCGGCGCACCCCCTGA
- a CDS encoding YbjN domain-containing protein, giving the protein MPLPTPIVAGLAASMLTLTSAVAADVTATRPDSLIAALQNAGYQAKLTKDATGDPMIESRAAGFRFRVVFFGCDNGANCNQVVFAAGFLTKEKPTLQDINDWNYDKALSKGAIDKDGDPHLRAGLWLQQPVSEDYFKGFLEVWDSSLGEFAKRFVK; this is encoded by the coding sequence ATGCCTTTGCCAACACCGATCGTTGCGGGACTTGCCGCCAGCATGCTCACCCTGACGTCCGCCGTTGCCGCCGACGTCACCGCCACCCGTCCGGACAGCCTGATCGCCGCGCTGCAGAACGCCGGCTATCAGGCCAAGCTGACCAAGGACGCCACCGGCGATCCGATGATCGAGAGCCGCGCCGCCGGCTTTCGCTTCCGCGTCGTGTTCTTCGGCTGCGACAACGGCGCGAACTGCAATCAGGTCGTGTTCGCCGCCGGCTTTCTGACCAAGGAAAAGCCGACGCTGCAGGACATCAACGACTGGAACTACGACAAGGCCCTCAGCAAGGGCGCCATCGACAAGGACGGCGATCCCCATTTGCGCGCCGGGCTGTGGCTGCAGCAGCCGGTGTCGGAGGACTATTTCAAGGGCTTCCTGGAGGTGTGGGACTCCAGCCTCGGCGAATTCGCCAAACGCTTCGTCAAGTGA
- a CDS encoding cystathionine gamma-synthase — MTKSSDRRDNRLHFVTRTIHAGQSPDPSTGAVMVPIYATSTFVQESPGVHKGFEYARSQNPTRMAFERCVADLESGSRGYAFASGLAAISTVLELFDAGSHVVASDDLYGGTFRLFERVRSRTAGLAASYVDMADLDALAAAIGPQTRLIWIETPTNPTLKLVDIEAVARLAKSRGVVTVVDNTFASPYVQRPLELGADLVVHSTTKYLNGHSDMVGGVAVVGGNADLAERLAFLHNAVGAISGPFDSFLALRGLKTLALRLERHCSNALELARWLERQPRVRRVHYPGLESHPQHALAKRQMHGFGGIVTVELDADLGATRRVLERTKLFQLAESLGGVESLIEHPAIMTHASIPPERRRALGIDDGLIRLSVGIEHVEDLREDLDAALRG, encoded by the coding sequence ATGACCAAGAGTTCCGACCGGCGGGACAATCGGCTGCACTTCGTCACCCGCACCATTCATGCCGGCCAGTCGCCCGATCCATCGACCGGGGCGGTGATGGTGCCGATCTACGCCACCTCGACCTTCGTGCAGGAGAGCCCCGGCGTTCACAAGGGCTTCGAATACGCCCGCAGCCAGAACCCGACCCGGATGGCGTTCGAGCGCTGCGTTGCCGACCTGGAGAGCGGCAGCCGCGGCTATGCGTTCGCCTCCGGCCTTGCCGCCATCTCCACCGTACTGGAGCTGTTCGACGCCGGCAGCCACGTCGTCGCCTCCGATGACCTCTATGGCGGCACCTTCCGCCTGTTCGAGCGGGTGCGGTCGCGGACGGCCGGGCTCGCCGCCTCTTACGTCGATATGGCCGACCTCGACGCCCTCGCCGCCGCCATCGGGCCACAGACGCGGCTGATCTGGATCGAGACGCCGACCAACCCGACGCTCAAGCTGGTCGACATCGAGGCGGTGGCACGCCTCGCCAAAAGCCGCGGGGTGGTGACGGTGGTCGACAACACCTTCGCCAGCCCCTACGTGCAGCGCCCGCTCGAACTCGGCGCCGACCTCGTGGTCCACTCCACCACCAAATATCTCAACGGCCATTCCGACATGGTCGGCGGCGTGGCCGTGGTCGGCGGCAATGCCGACCTCGCCGAGCGCTTGGCGTTTCTGCACAACGCGGTTGGCGCGATCTCCGGGCCGTTCGACAGCTTCCTGGCGCTGCGCGGGCTGAAGACGCTGGCGCTGCGCCTGGAGCGCCACTGCTCGAACGCGCTGGAGCTGGCGCGCTGGCTGGAGCGCCAGCCGCGGGTGCGGCGCGTCCATTATCCCGGGCTCGAAAGCCACCCCCAGCACGCGCTGGCCAAGCGCCAGATGCACGGCTTCGGCGGCATCGTCACCGTCGAGCTCGACGCCGACCTCGGCGCCACCCGCCGGGTGCTGGAGCGCACCAAGCTGTTCCAGCTCGCCGAGAGCCTCGGCGGGGTCGAGAGCCTGATCGAGCACCCTGCCATCATGACCCACGCCTCGATCCCGCCGGAGCGGCGGCGGGCACTGGGCATCGACGACGGGCTGATCCGGCTTTCGGTCGGCATCGAGCACGTCGAGGACCTGCGCGAGGACCTCGACGCCGCGCTGCGCGGGTAA
- a CDS encoding methionine ABC transporter ATP-binding protein, with amino-acid sequence MNAHTTAVLRADDAVPLPEPRPPVIRLDRVGKIYRPRGNAEPVTALHDISIDVGAGEILGIIGRSGAGKSTLVRIVNALERPTAGRVELDGVVLSELPEAAARTARRSIGMVFQHFALLARRTAADNVALALEIAGWARRDIAPRVDELLDLVGLEAQRDRYPSELSGGQKQRVGIARALAVRPKVLLCDEATSALDPETTQQILSLIARIRRELHLTVVLITHEMNVVKSIADRVAVLDQGRVVEQGSTFEVFAHPRHDTTKSFVGSVTGSLVSDELRARLQPEPVAGGRTVLRIVFTGPNADEPVLSRVTRLLGIDVNILAGQIDPIAGRSFGTLIVAVPGEPVTVEAVRAALARLNLSTEILGHVA; translated from the coding sequence ATGAACGCACACACCACTGCGGTGCTGCGCGCGGACGACGCTGTTCCGCTGCCAGAGCCGCGACCGCCGGTGATCCGGCTCGACCGCGTCGGCAAGATCTATCGGCCGCGCGGCAATGCCGAGCCGGTCACCGCTCTCCATGACATTTCGATCGATGTCGGTGCTGGCGAGATTCTCGGCATCATCGGCCGCAGCGGCGCCGGCAAGTCGACGCTGGTGCGCATCGTCAACGCGCTGGAGCGGCCGACCGCTGGCCGGGTCGAGCTCGACGGCGTGGTGCTGTCCGAGTTGCCCGAGGCGGCGGCGCGCACGGCGCGGCGGTCGATCGGCATGGTGTTCCAGCATTTCGCGCTGCTCGCCCGCCGCACCGCTGCCGACAATGTCGCGCTGGCGCTGGAGATCGCCGGCTGGGCGCGCCGCGACATCGCCCCGCGGGTCGACGAGTTGCTCGATCTGGTCGGCCTTGAGGCGCAGCGCGACCGCTATCCGTCCGAGTTGTCGGGCGGGCAGAAGCAGCGCGTCGGCATCGCCCGCGCGCTGGCGGTGCGGCCCAAAGTGCTGCTGTGCGACGAGGCCACCTCGGCGCTCGACCCCGAGACCACCCAGCAGATCCTGTCGCTCATCGCCCGCATCCGCCGCGAGCTTCACCTCACGGTGGTGCTGATCACCCACGAGATGAATGTGGTGAAGTCGATCGCCGACCGCGTGGCGGTGCTCGACCAGGGCCGTGTGGTCGAGCAGGGCTCGACCTTCGAGGTGTTCGCGCATCCGCGCCACGACACCACCAAGAGCTTCGTCGGCTCGGTCACCGGCTCGCTGGTGTCGGACGAGCTGCGGGCCCGGCTGCAGCCCGAGCCGGTGGCGGGCGGTCGCACCGTGCTGCGCATCGTCTTCACCGGCCCCAACGCTGACGAGCCGGTGCTGTCCCGCGTCACCCGCCTGCTCGGCATCGACGTCAACATCCTGGCCGGCCAGATCGATCCGATCGCCGGCCGCTCGTTCGGCACGCTGATCGTTGCGGTGCCGGGCGAGCCCGTCACTGTCGAGGCGGTTCGCGCCGCGCTCGCCCGCCTCAACCTCTCGACGGAGATTCTCGGCCATGTCGCTTGA